In Pseudoalteromonas tetraodonis, the genomic window TATTCCCAAGCAACCAATTGCCACTATAAATGATATAAATAATGAAAACTCACATTTAGTTGGTAATTTATACACGGTCGCCGCAAAACTGGCCAAGCAACACAACTTTAGCGATGACGGCTACCGCGTTGTGATGAACTGTAATGAACATGGTGGCCAAACTGTGTATCACATACATTTACATATGCTCGCAGGTAAAGAAATGGGCTGGCCTCCATACCAAGAAACTAAAAAAACGGCGCTATAGTGCTTAGTTAAATCTTAGATTAGTTTAAAAAAATCAAAAATACGGCGTTTTTCTTACTACACGAAAAAAAACAATTACTTATTTGCAACATTTTATGTTTAAATAATCGGAAATCGCACCTTTTCTCCAGTGAAATAATGATTTTCTAATACAAAAGGTGT contains:
- a CDS encoding histidine triad nucleotide-binding protein, translated to MSQETIFTKIINREIPADIIYEDDDTLAFKDINPQAPFHVLIIPKQPIATINDINNENSHLVGNLYTVAAKLAKQHNFSDDGYRVVMNCNEHGGQTVYHIHLHMLAGKEMGWPPYQETKKTAL